Genomic DNA from Candidatus Binataceae bacterium:
GCTCACCAAGCGGTTCGCACCGCTTTCACCCACGATGAGATGCCCGTCTGCCGTAACCATCGAGCCATTTGGGGACTTGAGTCCACGAGCGACCACTGATGCTCGTCCATCGAGTTGGACCAGTATGATGGAGCCGGGCTTGGGCGGCTCACCATTCAAAACGTCGTGGCCAAAATCTCCGACGTAAGCTCGGCCCTGGCGGTCAACGACCATGTCGTTTAGAAATGGCGAAAGTTTGCTGAGATCGGCCTGCTCTTCGAGCTTGTTCCCCTTGATACGCAGCAGGCGCCGCTCGCGTATCGAGACGACTAGAGGCGTGCCGTCCGGAAGAAAGCCAAGCCCGGATGGTGTTCCAGGCACCTTTACTACTGTACGTCGCTCACCGGCCAGAGTGATGGTAACGACTTCTCCGGCGCCAATTTCGGCCATCCAGAGCTCTCCATCACGCCAGCGTGGGCCTTCGAGGAACTTGAAGCCCGCGGCCAGCACCCGCAAATTACGCTCACTCATAGTGAACCTTCAACCTATAGTTTGCGCGCATCGACCAGGACCGCGCCGAGAATCGCCGGCTCTTTGCCCTTGTTTATCCAAGCATGATTAGTGCCGCGTTGAACCACGACATCGAAGGGCTTTAGCTTCACCTCGGTGCGGTCGAGCACCAGGGTAAGTTCGCCTGCGAGCAGAAAAACGTAGTCAACCGTGCGGGTCTTGTGCATTCCCGCATCGCGGCTGGTGTCCGGGCGGCAGTGTTCGGCTCCCATTTGAGCAAATGCTTTTGCGGTAGCTGCCTCTCGTTCCGCCGGGGAGATATTGGGATCTTCGGGAGGAATGACCGCGTAACGGAAGATGGTCCCTGATGGCGCCGGCTCGAGCGTATGCACTGACTGCGCGGCATCGCCGGGCGTGCCGTTGTCGGCGGGTGAGCCATCTGTCTGCCAGAACGCTCCAAAAGCCGTTGCGGGCCCTTCAATTGCTACGATTGACTTTCCCTCGGCATCGTGGCCCGTGACTATTCGACGAAATTGTGGCGCCATCGATAACCTCTCCGCCTGCGCTTTTTCCATTCCATCGGGATCATGGGCGCGGTGAACGCATCCCATTTGAAACCAAGCTTCGACCGCTACATCGCGATCCCGTAAAGCTCTGTGACGTTGTCGTGAAGAATCCAGTCCTTTTCTTCGCTGCTCAGCGATTGCGAATGCTCGCGGAGCAGCTCCTGCGAATTGGGCCAGGTCGAGTCGCTATGCGGGAAATCGTTCGCCCACATGAGCCGTCGCGGATTCAACATGCGCGTGCTTTGGAAGGCGACCCAGTCATCCTGGAATGTCGTGTAGATGTTTTCTCGGAAATAATCGCTCGGCCGCTTAGACAGCTTCTCCATGCCGATCCAGAAGCGATGGCGATCGTATGCGTGATCCATCCGGTACATGAAGTGCGGCACCCAACCGGCATCCGCCTCGACACAAACTATCTTGAGCTTCGGATGTCGCTCGAAAACACCCCCCATAATGAGCATTCCCATAATATCCTGGTTACCCCGGATGATTGACATGAAGGAGTTGGCTTTTGGCCCGCGCGGGGGGTTGGCAATTCCCTCGCGCGAGGTGAGGATGTGGAAGCTGAGCGGCATGTTCATCGAGATCGCGGCTTCAAAGAACTCGTCGTAGACCTTGCCGTCGTAGTCTTCGACAATCGGAAAACCCGGCATCATCACGCCGCGCAGTCCCATCGACCTGATCTTCTCGAGATCGTTGATGCCTTCATCGGGCGTGCGCATCGCGGTCTGACCAAGGCCCAGCAAACGATCCGGATGCGGACTGCAGTACTCCGCGATCCACAGGTTGTAGGCGTCGAAGCAGGCTTTCTTGTAATCCGGGTCGGGGTGATTACACAGAACCATCCCGACACTAGGATAGATGACTTCGGCGGCAACTCCATCGCGGTCCTGGTCGGCCATCCGCGCTTCGGGATCCCATCCTCCGCGATGAAGATCCGAGAATTTCGCGAACCTTGCCGAGGTCGCAAGGCCTTCCGCCGAAACCCCGGCTGCGGCGACAAGTCCCATTGGGATCGTTTGCTTCATACCCTCAACGACATAGGTGTCGCCGCTTTGCTCCTGCCACACTACGCGCGGCGCGATGTCCTTGTACTTGTGCTCTATTCTCGCGATGTAAGTGTCGGGCGGTTCCATGATGTGCGAGTCGGACGAGATAATCGGCTTGGTGATCAGTGTGTTCGCCATGACCTTGACTGCTCCTGGATGCGTCTACATGAAAGGGGTTTCGTTTCCGAATAGCTGTTCACCCACCAGCTAATGCTTGTTCTACGAATGCAAAACCTCGCCTGGAGTCGCTCCGGTGTAGCGCTCATTCTCGTAAACGGGCACACCGTTGACGAAGGTGTGAATCACGCCGGTCGCCGCCACTATCAAACGCTTGCCGCCTCCCGGCAGGTCATCTCTCATGGTGCCGCGCCGCGCAGAGCCAACCGTGGCGGCGTCGAAGACCGCGATATCGGCGACGTTTCCGGTCTTCAGCCGGCCACGCCCGTCTAGACCAAAGAAGTCGGCCGGTTCCGACGTTAGACGCTTGACGGCGTACTCGAGCGTGATGGCCTCAAGTTCGCGCGCGAAATGGCCCAGCAGATAGGTGCAATAGCCCGCGTCGCACAAGAGGCTGACGTGCGCGCCGGCATCCGAGAGACCAATCATCGGGCGCGGATCATTGATCAACTTACTCAGCCTTTCTTCGTTGGTGTTAAAGACCGCCTGCATGAAGGAGACGTTCAGGTCGTCTTCAATCGCGAGGTCTAGCATAGTCTCGAATTCGTGGCCTTCGCGTCCGCGAGTTCGTGCGATCTCGGCGACAGATTTGCCTATCAGGCTTCTCATTTCCGGTTTGCCGACGTCGCAAACCTCGACTCGGTTGAAATTGCGGCGTAGTACGCCCCCTTTCATCTCGTCGACTACTGCGCGCCGAAAATCAGGGTCAGCATAAAGCTGCCTCAGCTTCTCCGGCGGCTGGCCAACAGCCGGTTGCCATGATCGCATCAGGGAAAAAGCCATCCCCGACTTGAATTCGATTTCGGCAATCAACGGTCGACACCCCATCTGTGGAACACCGCCGCGCTTTATCAATTGCTCTGACCGTTGCAGTGTCTCGAGCGCGGCATTCGGCTGGTCTTCTAGATCGAATACTGCCAGCCAAGTAACACGCCGTCCGCTCTCGTCCAGCAGGAATTGCAGGAGATCCAACTCATGGTCCTGGATATGACCGAACTTCTGCGTCAGGGTTATTTCGATAACGCCTTTGCCCAGGTCGCCTAGCGTGTTCGCATAAGTTTTTAATTCCGACCGGTCGGCCAACCGGCAGGCCAAGGGCCGTCCCTTGTAGCCGATATGTTGAACGCCCGTGGTCAGCGACCAGCCGAGCGCACCCGCGCCTACAGCCTCGCGCAAGAGCGCCGCAATTTTCTCCGTTTCCTCGAGCGTCGCCGCGCGCTCCATCGATTCTTCGCCCATAACGTAATGCCTGAACGGCGTGAGCGGCGCGATGAACCCTAGGTTCACCGCACTCCCGCGTTTCGCGGCTGCTTGCATGTAGCTAGGAAATGTCTCCCAGTCCCACGTGACGCCGCGTTTGAGCACTTCGTACGGGATCGCCTCGACGTTGACCAGATCGTGCGTCACGATGTCGCGT
This window encodes:
- a CDS encoding SMP-30/gluconolactonase/LRE family protein: MSERNLRVLAAGFKFLEGPRWRDGELWMAEIGAGEVVTITLAGERRTVVKVPGTPSGLGFLPDGTPLVVSIRERRLLRIKGNKLEEQADLSKLSPFLNDMVVDRQGRAYVGDFGHDVLNGEPPKPGSIILVQLDGRASVVARGLKSPNGSMVTADGHLIVGESGANRLVSFPIKTDGSLGEMSLLADLEGAPDGSCLDAAGAVWAALFDRNRFVRVLNGKVVETIETPGRHAVACQLGGSAGRTLFCLTYKGALRDIGKALDAQVEIADVDVAGAGSP
- a CDS encoding cupin domain-containing protein; translated protein: MAPQFRRIVTGHDAEGKSIVAIEGPATAFGAFWQTDGSPADNGTPGDAAQSVHTLEPAPSGTIFRYAVIPPEDPNISPAEREAATAKAFAQMGAEHCRPDTSRDAGMHKTRTVDYVFLLAGELTLVLDRTEVKLKPFDVVVQRGTNHAWINKGKEPAILGAVLVDARKL
- a CDS encoding amidohydrolase family protein, which gives rise to MANTLITKPIISSDSHIMEPPDTYIARIEHKYKDIAPRVVWQEQSGDTYVVEGMKQTIPMGLVAAAGVSAEGLATSARFAKFSDLHRGGWDPEARMADQDRDGVAAEVIYPSVGMVLCNHPDPDYKKACFDAYNLWIAEYCSPHPDRLLGLGQTAMRTPDEGINDLEKIRSMGLRGVMMPGFPIVEDYDGKVYDEFFEAAISMNMPLSFHILTSREGIANPPRGPKANSFMSIIRGNQDIMGMLIMGGVFERHPKLKIVCVEADAGWVPHFMYRMDHAYDRHRFWIGMEKLSKRPSDYFRENIYTTFQDDWVAFQSTRMLNPRRLMWANDFPHSDSTWPNSQELLREHSQSLSSEEKDWILHDNVTELYGIAM
- a CDS encoding amidohydrolase family protein; its protein translation is MSYDLLIKNGTVVDGTGAPRRQADVAVKDGVITEIGKITDGAAKTIDADGLIVAPGFVDPHTHFDAQICWDPQITPSSWHGVTSVVMGNCGVGLAPCRPQVRDIVTHDLVNVEAIPYEVLKRGVTWDWETFPSYMQAAAKRGSAVNLGFIAPLTPFRHYVMGEESMERAATLEETEKIAALLREAVGAGALGWSLTTGVQHIGYKGRPLACRLADRSELKTYANTLGDLGKGVIEITLTQKFGHIQDHELDLLQFLLDESGRRVTWLAVFDLEDQPNAALETLQRSEQLIKRGGVPQMGCRPLIAEIEFKSGMAFSLMRSWQPAVGQPPEKLRQLYADPDFRRAVVDEMKGGVLRRNFNRVEVCDVGKPEMRSLIGKSVAEIARTRGREGHEFETMLDLAIEDDLNVSFMQAVFNTNEERLSKLINDPRPMIGLSDAGAHVSLLCDAGYCTYLLGHFARELEAITLEYAVKRLTSEPADFFGLDGRGRLKTGNVADIAVFDAATVGSARRGTMRDDLPGGGKRLIVAATGVIHTFVNGVPVYENERYTGATPGEVLHS